A region from the Gossypium hirsutum isolate 1008001.06 chromosome A08, Gossypium_hirsutum_v2.1, whole genome shotgun sequence genome encodes:
- the LOC121205053 gene encoding pentatricopeptide repeat-containing protein At3g61520, mitochondrial gives MHTLVADMKENGSRPSAVTFVILINQLWRQEEGLHLMDRMRSMKGLAPNVFTYNCLIDGFCNCVDIEIGKELFDQMNEVGVSPNVITLNILVDGMCRHGRINGALNFFSGMQGNRLKGNAVTYTTLITTYCDIDHIVKAVDLFDQMLASGCSPDASVYHRLISGLCKAGRMDAASNVLSKLKKVGFRPDIVCYNSLVRGFCKKNMVDKAYDIIKEMEEAGVKPNSVSYNSLIAYFCQNGNFGLAREAMEWMINEGHVPTIATYGDLIHAYCSNENIKEAMKLFNDMSSTSKIPPNTITYNIRIESLCNNNDINGALFLVDDMKAKGVKPYSDTYNAMFKGLKGNNLLEDAFRLMDAMIEHACKPD, from the exons ATGCATACACTTGTAGCTGACATGAAGGAGAATGGTAGTCGGCCCAGTGCTGTAACTTTTGTGATTCTTATCAATCAGCTAT GGAGGCAAGAAGAAGGGTTGCATTTGATGGATCGGATGAGGTCCATGAAGGGATTGGCACCTAATGTATTTACTTATAATTGCTTGATTGATGGATTTTGTAATTGTGTTGACATTGAGATAGGGAAGGAGTTGTTTGATCAAATGAATGAAGTGGGGGTTTCACCTAATGTGATCACTCTTAATATATTGGTGGATGGTATGTGCAGACATGGGAGGATCAATGGTGCACTCAATTTCTTCTCTGGTATGCAGGGAAACAGGTTGAAAGGCAATGCAGTTACTTATACTACCCTAATTACAACTTACTGTGACATCGACCATATCGTTAAAGCGGTTGATCTGTTTGATCAAATGCTGGCAAGTGGATGCTCTCCGGATGCTAGTGTTTACCACAGATTGATATCTGGTTTGTGCAAAGCTGGAAGGATGGATGCTGCCAGCAATGTTTTGTCGAAGCTGAAAAAAGTTGGGTTCCGCCCTGACATTGTATGCTACAATTCGCTTGTTAGAGGGTTCTGCAAGAAAAACATGGTTGATAAAGCGTATGACATCATCAAGGAAATGGAAGAAGCAGGAGTGAAGCCTAATAGTGTCTCATATAACAGTTTGATTGCTTATTTTTGTCAAAATGGGAATTTCGGACTTGCTCGCGAAGCAATGGAATGGATGATTAACGAAGGTCATGTCCCTACTATCGCCACATACGGAGATCTAATTCACGCATactgctcaaatgaaaatattaagGAAGCAATGAAGCTCTTCAATGACATGAGTTCCACATCAAAGATTCCTCCAAACACCATAACATACAACATTCGTATAGAATCTCTCTGCAACAACAATGACATCAATGGTGCACTCTTTCTGGTGGATGACATGAAAGCAAAAGGGGTGAAGCCTTATTCCGACACATATAATGCAATGTTTAAAGGCCTTAAAGGGAACAATTTGTTGGAAGATGCCTTTAGATTGATGGACGCCATGATTGAGCATGCTTGCAAGCCTGATTAA
- the LOC107900867 gene encoding WRKY transcription factor 22-like, translating into MDVDWDLHAVVRGCATVTTTTSSSGGGCGGVAANSSLMADLYPQSRFSSFGSQEEPFQGQFSCFPNQFEAKNAMEELHKLYKPFFPKSQPQTKQQQEHQQVKPKLSQVGSVTTTSSSTSTNNSRSKRRKNQLKRVCHVPPEGLSSDVWAWRKYGQKPIKGSPYPRGYYRCSSSKGCLARKQVERHRSDPNMFIVTYTAEHNHPAPTHRNSLAGSTRQKPFTPQTVTAGDSVKPSSSKPADSLSPTASVDEGVVVQSTKVDSREDLVEDEGEDEFGMSDTAVSDDFFEGLEGLAEIVTRNCFPDNFPASFDFPWTANNAATAAGGI; encoded by the exons ATGGATGTGGATTGGGATTTGCATGCGGTGGTGAGGGGCTGCGCCACCGTTACAACAACCACCAGCAGCAGCGGCGGCGGCTGCGGTGGTGTTGCTGCAAACAGTTCTTTAATGGCGGATTTATACCCTCAATCCCGTTTTTCTTCGTTTGGTAGCCAAGAAGAACCTTTTCAGGGTCAATTTTCGTGTTTTCCGAACCAGTTCGAAGCTAAGAACGCCATGGAGGAATTGCATAAGCTTTACAAGCCTTTCTTCCCCAAATCTCAACCTCAGACAAAACAACAGCAAGAACATCAACAAGTAAAGCCTAAGCTGTCTCAAGTTGGCTCTGTTACAACAACTAGTAGCAGCACGTCTACGAACAATTCTCGATCTAAAAGAAG AAAGAATCAGCTGAAAAGGGTTTGCCATGTGCCGCCGGAAGGTCTCTCTTCAGATGTGTGGGCATGGAGAAAATATGGTCAAAAACCCATCAAGGGATCTCCTTATCCAAG GGGATATTACAGATGTAGTAGCTCAAAGGGGTGTTTGGCCAGGAAACAAGTGGAACGACACAGATCCGACCCGAATATGTTCATAGTTACGTACACAGCCGAGCACAACCACCCTGCTCCAACGCATCGGAATTCACTCGCTGGCAGCACTCGCCAGAAGCCTTTCACTCCACAAACGGTCACCGCCGGTGACTCAGTCAAACCTTCCTCATCTAAACCCGCCGACAGCTTGTCTCCGACGGCCTCCGTGGATGAAGGGGTTGTGGTTCAAAGTACAAAGGTGGACAGCCGAGAGGATTTGGTTGAAGATGAAGGGGAAGATGAATTTGGGATGTCGGACACGGCGGTGAGTGATGATTTCTTCGAGGGTTTAGAAGGACTCGCTGAAATTGTCACCAGAAATTGCTTTCCCGATAACTTTCCGGCAAGTTTTGACTTTCCTTGGACTGCAAATAATGCAGCTACTGCCGCCGGTGGCATCTAA